A genomic stretch from Thauera sp. GDN1 includes:
- a CDS encoding MerR family transcriptional regulator, which produces MNAPTQPAAAFGIAAVERDTGLAKDTLRVWERRYGFPAPARDANGERVYPPEQVDKLRLIRRLLDHGRRPAAIVGASVDELAAMLDGCVDAEGATAARDDSLLQLVRLHRSAELAAALRQAVMKQGLQRFVADTVAPLAAAVGEAWLRGEVQVSEEHLFTEQVQNVLRSAIGAHATPGGRPRVLLTTFPEEQHVLGLLMAEAMLVPEGASCLSLGTRTPLADIRSAAVGGGFDVVGLSFSVAYPARQAIDGLLELRAMLPDEIAIWAGGAAVRDKQKRLPGIRVVGELDDTLVALRDWRAGQG; this is translated from the coding sequence ATGAACGCTCCCACCCAGCCCGCAGCCGCCTTCGGCATCGCCGCCGTCGAGCGCGACACCGGCCTTGCCAAGGACACCCTGCGCGTGTGGGAGCGGCGCTACGGCTTTCCGGCGCCGGCGCGCGATGCCAACGGCGAGCGCGTGTACCCGCCGGAGCAGGTCGACAAGCTGCGCCTGATCCGTCGTCTGCTCGACCACGGCCGGCGGCCGGCGGCGATCGTCGGCGCCAGCGTGGACGAGCTGGCGGCCATGCTCGACGGCTGCGTGGACGCGGAGGGCGCCACCGCCGCGCGCGACGACAGCCTGCTGCAGCTGGTGCGCCTGCACCGCAGCGCCGAACTCGCCGCCGCCCTGCGCCAGGCCGTGATGAAGCAGGGCCTGCAGCGCTTCGTCGCCGACACCGTCGCCCCGCTCGCGGCCGCGGTGGGCGAGGCCTGGCTGCGCGGCGAGGTCCAGGTGAGCGAGGAACACCTGTTCACCGAGCAGGTGCAGAACGTGCTGCGCAGCGCGATCGGCGCCCACGCCACCCCCGGCGGACGACCGCGTGTGCTGCTGACGACCTTTCCGGAGGAACAGCACGTGCTCGGCCTGCTGATGGCCGAAGCGATGCTGGTGCCCGAGGGCGCCAGCTGCCTCTCGCTCGGCACCCGCACGCCGCTCGCCGACATCCGCAGCGCGGCGGTCGGCGGCGGCTTCGACGTCGTCGGCCTGTCGTTCAGCGTCGCCTACCCGGCGCGCCAGGCGATCGACGGCCTGCTCGAGCTGCGCGCGATGCTGCCCGACGAGATCGCGATCTGGGCCGGCGGCGCCGCGGTGCGCGACAAGCAGAAGCGGCTGCCGGGCATCCGCGTGGTCGGCGAGCTCGACGACACCCTGGTCGCACTGCGGGACTGGCGCGCCGGACAGGGCTGA
- the cyoE gene encoding heme o synthase: MDGYKRIPTAAGALSDAIALGRAFWQLTKPRVVALLVLTAWVGMMLASTGLPDLALMAVASLGIGMVSGAAAAFNHVLDQKIDAHMARTRMRPLPSGRLSNAQAVSFACALAAAGFTLLLVAVNALTAWLTLAGLFGYAVVYTVFLKRATPQNIVIGGVAGALPPVLGWTAMTGTVGAEAWLLMMIVFTWTPPHFWALAIHRVEDYRRAGLPMLPVTHGIEFTRTLVLLYTVLLLAVCLLPWLVGMSGLLYLAGSLVLNLQFLRHAWRLKFAPRADTAIRTFRFSITHLMLLFLLLLVDHYLPLA, translated from the coding sequence ATGGACGGCTACAAGCGGATTCCGACGGCGGCAGGCGCCTTGTCCGATGCGATCGCGCTCGGCCGTGCCTTCTGGCAGCTCACCAAGCCGCGGGTGGTCGCCTTGCTGGTGCTGACCGCGTGGGTGGGCATGATGCTCGCCAGCACGGGGCTGCCCGACCTCGCCCTGATGGCGGTGGCGAGCCTGGGCATCGGCATGGTGTCGGGCGCGGCGGCGGCCTTCAACCACGTGCTCGACCAGAAGATCGATGCCCACATGGCGCGCACCCGCATGCGGCCGCTGCCCAGCGGGCGCCTGAGCAACGCCCAGGCGGTGAGCTTCGCCTGCGCGCTCGCCGCGGCCGGTTTCACCCTGCTGCTGGTGGCGGTCAATGCGCTGACCGCGTGGCTGACGCTCGCCGGCCTGTTCGGCTACGCGGTGGTCTATACCGTGTTCCTGAAGCGCGCCACGCCCCAGAACATCGTCATCGGCGGAGTGGCGGGCGCGCTGCCGCCGGTGCTGGGATGGACGGCGATGACCGGCACGGTCGGCGCGGAGGCCTGGCTGCTGATGATGATCGTCTTCACGTGGACCCCGCCGCACTTCTGGGCGCTGGCGATCCATCGCGTCGAGGACTACCGCCGCGCCGGCCTGCCGATGCTGCCGGTCACCCACGGCATCGAGTTCACCCGCACGCTGGTGCTGCTGTACACCGTGCTGCTGCTCGCGGTGTGCCTGCTGCCCTGGCTGGTGGGCATGAGCGGGCTGCTCTACCTGGCGGGCAGCCTGGTGCTGAACCTGCAGTTCCTGCGCCACGCCTGGCGCCTGAAGTTCGCGCCGCGCGCCGACACCGCGATCCGCACCTTCCGCTTCTCGATCACCCACCTGATGCTGCTGTTCCTGCTGCTGCTGGTCGACCACTACCTGCCGCTCGCCTGA
- a CDS encoding Na/Pi symporter has protein sequence MHMLTEGLKLAAGRALEGLLERGTATPARGLGAGMTMTALVQSSTAVTVASIGFVNTGLLSLNNAMWVIFGSNVGTTLNAWLVAALGFSFRIDAFALPFVGVGAVLMLAGRTVRQRALGQALAGFGVLFLGIDVLKDTFSGFGAAMNLQDHIAPGFMGWLILVGIGTLLTVLMQASGAVVAIIITAAQGGLMSIEAACAMVIGTNIGTTSTAILSALGATSNARRLAATHVIFNLVTGAVAIALLPLLISLLGLLRAWFEQPATPAVMLAMFHTAFNVLGVLLMVPLAGPLQRFLTGHFRSREEEIARPRHLDAPSLAVPDLALRALRLELGRTQSFAVTALTAASRVPPDEPWIERQASALDALAPAIGDYVRKLNAMRLPPALVEALAHSLRALQYQESAVTAVRQASNLATTLGAPPGSELEPIAAAFRQATGALAASADAARDDFSAAAVEVRLAEAEMRYQAFKEALLLEGAHARIDIRAMQDWLRLASLERRAIEQVAKAARMLAVLDGDLTPQQAAEAGGHVDGNGPE, from the coding sequence ATGCACATGCTGACCGAGGGCCTCAAGCTGGCCGCCGGCCGCGCGCTCGAAGGCCTGCTCGAGCGCGGCACCGCGACGCCGGCCCGCGGCCTGGGCGCGGGCATGACGATGACCGCGCTGGTGCAGTCCTCGACCGCGGTCACGGTGGCCAGCATCGGCTTCGTCAACACCGGCCTGCTCTCGCTCAACAACGCGATGTGGGTGATCTTCGGCTCCAACGTCGGCACCACGCTCAACGCCTGGCTGGTGGCGGCGCTCGGCTTCAGCTTCAGGATCGACGCCTTCGCCCTGCCCTTCGTCGGCGTCGGCGCGGTGTTGATGCTGGCCGGACGCACCGTGCGCCAGCGCGCGCTCGGCCAGGCGCTGGCCGGCTTCGGCGTGCTCTTCCTCGGCATCGACGTGCTCAAGGACACCTTCTCCGGCTTCGGTGCGGCGATGAACCTGCAGGACCACATCGCCCCCGGCTTCATGGGCTGGCTGATCCTGGTCGGCATCGGCACCCTGCTCACCGTGCTGATGCAGGCCTCGGGCGCGGTGGTGGCGATCATCATCACCGCCGCGCAGGGCGGGCTGATGTCGATCGAGGCGGCGTGCGCGATGGTGATCGGCACCAACATCGGCACCACCTCCACCGCCATCCTGTCCGCGCTCGGCGCGACCTCGAACGCGCGCCGGCTGGCCGCCACCCACGTGATCTTCAACCTGGTGACCGGTGCGGTGGCGATCGCGCTGCTGCCGCTGCTGATCAGCCTGCTCGGCCTGCTGCGCGCGTGGTTCGAGCAGCCGGCGACACCGGCGGTGATGCTGGCGATGTTCCACACCGCGTTCAACGTGCTCGGCGTGCTGCTGATGGTGCCGCTGGCGGGCCCGCTGCAACGCTTCCTGACCGGCCATTTCCGCAGCCGCGAGGAAGAGATCGCGCGCCCGCGCCACCTCGACGCGCCCTCGCTGGCGGTGCCCGACCTCGCCCTGCGCGCACTGCGCCTGGAACTCGGCCGCACGCAGTCGTTCGCGGTGACCGCGCTCACCGCGGCCAGCCGCGTGCCGCCCGACGAGCCCTGGATCGAACGCCAGGCGAGCGCGCTCGACGCGCTGGCGCCGGCGATCGGCGACTACGTGCGCAAGCTCAACGCGATGCGCCTGCCGCCGGCGCTGGTGGAAGCACTGGCGCACAGCCTGCGCGCGCTGCAATACCAGGAGAGCGCGGTGACCGCGGTGCGCCAGGCATCCAACCTGGCGACCACGCTGGGCGCGCCACCGGGCAGCGAGCTGGAGCCGATCGCCGCCGCATTCCGCCAGGCCACCGGGGCGCTGGCGGCGAGCGCCGACGCCGCGCGCGACGACTTCTCCGCGGCGGCGGTGGAGGTGCGGCTGGCGGAGGCGGAGATGCGCTACCAGGCCTTCAAGGAAGCGCTGCTGCTCGAAGGCGCCCACGCCCGCATCGACATCCGCGCGATGCAGGACTGGCTGCGCCTGGCGAGCCTGGAGCGGCGGGCGATCGAGCAGGTCGCCAAGGCCGCGCGCATGCTCGCGGTGCTCGACGGCGACCTCACCCCGCAGCAGGCGGCCGAGGCCGGCGGCCATGTGGACGGCAACGGACCGGAGTGA
- a CDS encoding DUF2909 domain-containing protein yields MTSPLAVKLVIVVLLALVAISLFQALFVMLKGGDGSTRMSKFLGRRLAFSVAVVALLLVLLATGVITPNARPY; encoded by the coding sequence ATGACCAGTCCCTTGGCCGTCAAGCTCGTCATCGTGGTGCTGCTCGCGCTGGTCGCCATCAGCCTGTTCCAGGCCCTGTTCGTGATGTTGAAGGGCGGCGACGGCTCGACCCGGATGTCGAAGTTCCTCGGCCGGCGGCTGGCGTTCTCGGTCGCGGTGGTGGCCTTGCTGCTGGTGCTGCTCGCCACCGGGGTGATCACGCCGAACGCCCGTCCGTATTGA
- a CDS encoding COX15/CtaA family protein encodes MKRARWLVTATLVLALAVIALGAYTRLTDAGLGCPDWPGCYGRLTPPVHDTHIAMAQARFPGAEVDPFKARNEMVHRYLAGLLGLCVLAIFAVSRRLPRGRGLAAALLALVVFQAALGMWTVTMNLMPVVVVAHLFGGFGVLALLALLRFELGGAPAGAAPPALPEPRLARLLPLAWLALAVLLAQIALGGWTSANYAAAVCWQLPLCESGWSQQFSLRAAFSLPLGHETYEFGVLPYEARMSIHVLHRIGALVATGVLASLVMLCWRQAIGARARRLAAAVGALLALQVTLGLINVVGQVPLANAVAHNLTAACLLATLGLLLRQLHVSAGSARERTVSQPLPSRASPLPR; translated from the coding sequence ATGAAGCGCGCACGCTGGCTGGTGACTGCGACCCTGGTGCTGGCGCTGGCGGTGATCGCGCTCGGCGCCTACACCCGGCTAACCGACGCCGGGCTCGGCTGCCCGGACTGGCCCGGCTGCTACGGCCGCCTCACGCCGCCGGTGCACGATACCCATATCGCCATGGCGCAGGCGCGCTTCCCCGGTGCCGAGGTCGACCCCTTCAAGGCGCGCAACGAGATGGTGCACCGCTACCTCGCCGGCCTGCTCGGGCTGTGCGTGCTGGCGATCTTCGCGGTCTCGCGCCGCCTGCCGCGCGGGCGCGGGCTGGCCGCGGCGCTGCTGGCGCTGGTGGTGTTCCAGGCCGCGCTCGGCATGTGGACGGTGACGATGAACCTGATGCCGGTGGTGGTGGTGGCGCATCTGTTCGGCGGCTTCGGCGTGCTGGCGCTGCTCGCGCTGCTGCGCTTCGAGCTCGGCGGCGCGCCGGCGGGCGCCGCGCCGCCCGCGCTCCCCGAACCCCGACTCGCCCGCCTGCTGCCGCTGGCCTGGCTCGCGCTGGCCGTGCTGCTGGCGCAGATCGCGCTCGGCGGCTGGACCTCGGCCAACTACGCCGCGGCGGTGTGCTGGCAGCTGCCCTTGTGCGAGAGCGGGTGGAGCCAGCAGTTCTCGCTGCGCGCCGCCTTCAGCCTGCCGCTCGGCCACGAGACCTACGAGTTCGGCGTGCTGCCCTACGAGGCGCGCATGAGCATCCATGTGCTGCACCGCATCGGCGCCCTGGTCGCCACCGGCGTGCTCGCCAGCCTGGTGATGCTGTGCTGGCGCCAGGCGATCGGTGCGCGCGCGCGCCGGCTTGCTGCCGCGGTGGGCGCGCTGCTCGCGCTCCAGGTGACGCTCGGCCTCATCAACGTCGTCGGCCAGGTGCCGCTGGCGAACGCGGTCGCCCACAACCTGACGGCGGCCTGCCTGCTCGCCACGCTGGGGCTGCTGCTCCGGCAGCTGCATGTGTCGGCCGGATCAGCTCGCGAGCGGACGGTGTCGCAACCGCTGCCCTCGCGGGCAAGCCCGCTCCCACGCTGA
- a CDS encoding FAD-dependent oxidoreductase produces MNAPERLFGTDGRLHGEGRRIAVIGGGIAGLSTAWLLAPRHRVTLFEAGSYVGGHTNTIDVTVDGLTHPVDTGFLVFNRRTYPNLCALFALLQVEAVETEMSFGLSLAEPELEWAGSDLSTVFAQRANLLRPAFLGMLRDILRFNRDTTRMAREGTMPALALGDYLAREGYSQAFRDWYLLPMAAAIWSCPTRTMLEYPLATFVHFCHNHGLLQILDRPKWMTVKGGGRSYVRKMLAGLDDVRVNAPVRSVARDREGVRVHTDAGQERFDAVVFACHSDQALAILGSAATPEERRILGAVRYQPNVAYLHTDTALLPRRQKVWSAWNYLAGKGAPDARPVSVSYLINRLQPLPFATPVVVSLNPFTEPAADKTLRRIEYAHPVFDRDAIDAQAALPALQGRNRSWFAGAWTGYGFHEDGLKSAVAVVEAMGVEVPWRRGRVAASAARRVAPVEAA; encoded by the coding sequence ATGAACGCGCCGGAACGCCTTTTCGGCACCGACGGCCGGCTGCATGGCGAGGGGCGGCGGATCGCGGTGATCGGCGGCGGCATCGCCGGGCTGTCCACGGCCTGGCTGCTCGCGCCCCGGCATCGGGTCACGCTGTTCGAGGCCGGCAGCTACGTCGGCGGCCACACCAACACCATCGACGTCACGGTCGATGGCCTCACCCATCCGGTGGACACCGGCTTCCTGGTATTCAATCGCCGCACCTATCCCAACCTGTGCGCGCTGTTCGCGCTGCTGCAGGTCGAGGCGGTCGAGACCGAGATGAGCTTCGGCCTGAGCCTGGCCGAGCCCGAGCTCGAGTGGGCGGGTAGCGACCTGTCCACCGTGTTCGCGCAGCGCGCCAACCTGCTGCGCCCGGCCTTCCTCGGCATGCTGCGCGACATCCTGCGCTTCAACCGCGACACCACGCGCATGGCGCGCGAGGGCACGATGCCGGCGCTCGCGCTCGGCGATTACCTGGCGCGCGAGGGCTATTCGCAGGCCTTCCGCGACTGGTACCTGCTGCCGATGGCGGCGGCGATCTGGTCGTGTCCGACGCGCACCATGCTCGAATACCCGCTCGCCACCTTCGTGCACTTCTGCCACAACCACGGCCTGCTGCAGATCCTCGACCGGCCCAAGTGGATGACGGTCAAGGGCGGCGGGCGCAGCTACGTCAGGAAGATGCTCGCCGGCCTCGACGACGTGCGCGTGAATGCGCCGGTGCGCAGCGTTGCGCGCGATCGCGAGGGCGTCCGGGTGCATACCGATGCGGGGCAGGAGCGCTTCGACGCCGTGGTGTTCGCCTGCCACAGCGACCAGGCGCTGGCCATCCTCGGCAGCGCGGCCACCCCCGAGGAGCGCCGCATCCTCGGCGCGGTGCGCTACCAGCCCAACGTCGCGTACCTGCACACCGACACCGCGCTGCTGCCGCGGCGGCAGAAGGTGTGGTCGGCGTGGAACTACCTCGCCGGCAAGGGCGCGCCCGACGCGCGTCCGGTGTCGGTCAGCTACCTGATCAACCGCCTGCAGCCGCTGCCCTTCGCGACCCCGGTGGTGGTGTCGCTGAATCCCTTCACCGAACCCGCCGCGGACAAGACCTTACGCCGCATCGAGTACGCCCATCCGGTGTTCGACCGCGACGCGATCGACGCCCAGGCCGCGCTGCCCGCGCTGCAGGGCCGCAACCGCAGCTGGTTCGCCGGCGCGTGGACCGGCTACGGCTTCCACGAGGACGGGCTGAAATCGGCGGTCGCGGTGGTCGAGGCCATGGGCGTCGAGGTGCCCTGGCGGCGCGGTCGCGTGGCGGCGAGCGCCGCACGCCGGGTGGCGCCCGTGGAGGCGGCGTGA
- a CDS encoding cytochrome c oxidase subunit 3, whose translation MTTTTHQKYYVPHDSAWPIVGALALLLIGYGGATWISQLDQPDARSGPWVFAAGVALLVVMLFGWFGKVIDESQRGLYSAQLDRSFRQCMSWFIFSEVMFFLAFFGALFYARVVSVPWLDGASNNAMTAEILWPDFEAAWPLLKTPGGTETQAMPWSGIPLVNTLILLASSVTLQVAHVAIEQGRRMRLKVFLAITVLLGAVFLFLQGYEYMHAYQDLGLRLDSGVYGNTFYLLTGFHGLHVTIGAILLLVMLLRIVIKDHFTAERHFGFQAAAWYWHFVDVVWLNLFIFVYVL comes from the coding sequence ATGACCACGACCACGCACCAGAAGTACTACGTGCCGCACGACAGCGCCTGGCCGATCGTCGGTGCGCTCGCCCTGCTGCTGATCGGCTATGGCGGTGCAACCTGGATCAGCCAGCTCGACCAGCCCGATGCACGCAGCGGGCCGTGGGTGTTCGCCGCCGGCGTCGCGCTGCTGGTGGTGATGCTCTTCGGCTGGTTCGGCAAGGTCATCGACGAATCCCAGCGCGGGCTCTACTCCGCCCAGCTCGACCGCTCCTTCCGCCAGTGCATGAGCTGGTTCATCTTCTCCGAGGTCATGTTCTTCCTCGCCTTCTTCGGCGCCCTGTTCTATGCGCGCGTGGTGTCCGTGCCCTGGCTCGACGGCGCCAGCAACAACGCGATGACCGCCGAGATCCTGTGGCCGGATTTCGAGGCTGCCTGGCCGCTGCTCAAGACCCCCGGCGGCACCGAGACCCAGGCCATGCCGTGGTCGGGCATTCCGCTGGTGAACACGCTGATCCTGCTCGCGTCCTCGGTGACGCTGCAGGTCGCGCACGTGGCGATCGAGCAGGGCAGGCGCATGCGGCTCAAGGTCTTCCTGGCGATCACCGTGCTGCTCGGGGCGGTGTTCCTGTTCCTGCAGGGCTACGAATACATGCACGCCTACCAGGATCTCGGCCTGCGCCTGGATTCCGGCGTCTACGGCAACACCTTCTACCTGCTCACCGGCTTTCACGGCCTGCACGTGACCATCGGCGCCATCCTTCTGCTGGTGATGCTGCTGCGCATCGTGATCAAGGACCACTTCACCGCGGAACGCCATTTCGGCTTCCAGGCCGCGGCCTGGTACTGGCACTTCGTGGACGTGGTGTGGCTGAACCTCTTCATCTTCGTCTACGTGCTGTGA
- a CDS encoding cytochrome c oxidase assembly protein, translating to MSVHRSLINKLLLACVAMFAFGFALVPLYDVFCDITGINGKTDKVAAAAPDRIDRGREISVEFLATHDPAVAVDFAPETARIKLNPGDLQVVSFVVENRTGEPIVTTAVPSVSPGEAARHFMKIECFCFQEQPLAPGERKAMPVQFYVDPELPARFKNLTLSYRLYRSVGHTASR from the coding sequence ATGTCGGTGCACCGGAGCCTGATCAACAAGTTGCTGCTGGCCTGTGTCGCGATGTTCGCCTTCGGCTTCGCGCTGGTGCCGCTGTACGACGTGTTCTGCGACATCACCGGCATCAACGGCAAGACCGACAAGGTCGCCGCCGCGGCGCCCGATCGCATCGACCGCGGGCGCGAGATCAGCGTCGAGTTCCTCGCCACCCACGATCCCGCGGTGGCGGTGGACTTCGCGCCCGAGACCGCGCGCATCAAGCTCAACCCCGGCGACCTGCAGGTGGTGTCCTTCGTGGTCGAGAACCGCACGGGCGAGCCGATCGTGACCACCGCGGTGCCTTCCGTGTCGCCCGGCGAGGCCGCGCGCCACTTCATGAAGATCGAATGCTTCTGCTTCCAGGAGCAGCCGCTGGCGCCGGGCGAGCGCAAGGCCATGCCGGTGCAGTTCTACGTCGATCCGGAACTGCCGGCGCGTTTCAAGAACCTGACGCTCTCGTACCGCCTGTATCGCAGCGTCGGCCACACTGCGAGCCGCTGA
- a CDS encoding SURF1 family protein: MAMKISAFGHCWVLRWRWVFAVLAVAAVPAGLSVWQWQRGEDKAATLARIAQWEREGAMGLARLAELADAAEERAGGDGAATVDGVQLDFEARWIAPMVWLVDNRIVDRQPGYDVVIAVEDLTDLRAAGSGGAVPRAALVNLGWVAAAGGRDTLPLAAIPARLRVQGIFRTEVAGLLLGANVEDHGRWPMRIQQADPVQLAAWLAVPLAPGLIHQQQASPFHIHYRPVVLPPERHRGYALQWGLIALAVIGVALAASARRLPAAAGEIAHEQS, encoded by the coding sequence ATGGCGATGAAGATTAGCGCGTTCGGCCATTGCTGGGTGCTGCGCTGGCGCTGGGTGTTCGCGGTGCTCGCGGTCGCCGCGGTGCCGGCGGGCCTGTCGGTGTGGCAATGGCAGCGCGGCGAGGACAAGGCCGCCACGCTGGCGCGCATCGCGCAATGGGAGCGCGAGGGAGCGATGGGCTTGGCGCGGCTGGCGGAACTGGCGGACGCGGCCGAAGAGCGGGCTGGAGGCGACGGGGCGGCGACGGTCGACGGCGTGCAGCTCGACTTCGAGGCGCGCTGGATCGCGCCCATGGTGTGGCTGGTGGACAACCGCATCGTCGACCGGCAGCCCGGCTACGACGTGGTGATCGCGGTGGAAGACCTCACCGATCTGCGCGCCGCCGGCAGCGGCGGCGCGGTGCCACGCGCGGCGCTGGTCAATCTCGGCTGGGTCGCGGCCGCGGGCGGACGCGACACCCTGCCGCTGGCGGCCATCCCGGCGCGGCTGCGGGTGCAGGGCATCTTCCGCACCGAGGTCGCCGGCCTGCTGCTCGGCGCCAACGTCGAGGATCACGGGCGCTGGCCGATGCGCATCCAGCAGGCCGATCCGGTGCAGCTCGCGGCCTGGCTGGCCGTGCCGCTGGCGCCCGGGCTGATCCACCAGCAGCAGGCTTCGCCCTTCCACATCCACTACCGGCCGGTGGTGCTGCCGCCCGAGCGCCATCGCGGCTACGCGCTGCAATGGGGCCTGATCGCGCTGGCCGTGATCGGCGTCGCGCTCGCGGCCAGTGCGCGTAGGCTGCCGGCCGCAGCAGGGGAGATCGCCCATGAGCAGTCGTAA
- the recQ gene encoding DNA helicase RecQ gives MFADPSSPQTAPPAARSPASGAFVARRDESLADAAHRVLEHVFGYPAFRGEQQQIVEQVAGGGDALVLMPTGGGKSLCYQIPALLRQGTAIVVSPLIALMQDQVSALVEAGVQAAFLNSSLDAERARAVERALWDGALDLLYVAPERLMTPRFLDQLDHLRDTGRLALFAIDEAHCVSQWGHDFRPEYLQLSILPERYPATPRIALTATADRQTREEIAERLNLQHARRFVSSFDRPNIRYTIVDKNDARRQLLDFIREECPGQAGIVYCLSRRKVEETAAWLQEQGLNALPYHAGMTQEIRAEHQTRFLREDGLIMVATIAFGMGIDKPDVRFVAHLDLPRSIEGYYQETGRAGRDGLPAQAWMAWGAQDVVQQRRMIDESEANEEFKRLARNRLDVLVGLVEATTCRRQHLLAYFGEQSSPCGNCDNCLNPPQTWDATEAARKALSCVWRTGQRYGAGHLIDVLRGELTEKVIERGHQDITTFGIGSELDEKRWRTVFRQLVARELVAVDHERYNALRLTDAARPLLRGESEFHLRLERERSRGRAKRRGSATMDIPDGIPTTLFDRLRAWRFATAKERNVPAYVVFQDATLREIAIARPHTLAELAGISGVGDRKLEAYGEAILELVAAAG, from the coding sequence ATGTTCGCCGATCCCAGTTCCCCGCAGACCGCTCCGCCCGCCGCCCGGTCCCCCGCATCCGGCGCCTTCGTCGCCCGCCGCGACGAATCGCTCGCCGACGCCGCGCACCGCGTGCTCGAGCATGTCTTCGGCTACCCCGCCTTCCGCGGCGAGCAACAGCAGATCGTCGAGCAGGTCGCCGGCGGCGGCGACGCCCTGGTGCTGATGCCGACCGGCGGCGGCAAGTCGCTGTGCTACCAGATCCCGGCGCTGCTGCGCCAGGGTACCGCGATCGTGGTGTCGCCCCTGATCGCGCTGATGCAGGACCAGGTCAGCGCGCTGGTCGAGGCCGGCGTGCAGGCGGCCTTCCTCAACTCAAGCCTGGATGCCGAGCGCGCGCGCGCGGTGGAGCGGGCGCTGTGGGATGGCGCGCTCGACCTGCTCTACGTCGCCCCCGAGCGCCTGATGACGCCGCGCTTCCTCGACCAGCTCGACCACCTGCGCGACACCGGCCGCCTGGCCCTGTTCGCGATCGACGAGGCGCACTGCGTGTCGCAGTGGGGCCACGACTTTCGCCCGGAGTACCTGCAGCTCTCCATCCTGCCTGAGCGCTACCCGGCCACCCCGCGCATCGCGCTCACCGCCACCGCCGACCGCCAGACGCGCGAGGAGATCGCCGAACGCCTGAACCTGCAGCACGCGCGCCGCTTCGTCTCCAGCTTCGACCGCCCCAACATCCGCTACACCATCGTCGACAAGAACGACGCGCGCCGCCAGCTGCTCGACTTCATCCGCGAGGAATGTCCCGGCCAGGCCGGCATCGTGTATTGCCTGTCGCGGCGCAAGGTCGAGGAAACCGCCGCCTGGCTGCAGGAGCAGGGGCTCAACGCCCTGCCCTACCACGCCGGCATGACCCAGGAGATCCGCGCCGAGCACCAGACCCGCTTCCTGCGCGAGGACGGGCTGATCATGGTGGCGACGATCGCCTTCGGCATGGGCATCGACAAGCCCGACGTGCGCTTCGTCGCGCACCTGGACCTGCCGCGCTCGATCGAGGGCTACTACCAGGAGACCGGCCGCGCCGGCCGCGACGGCCTGCCGGCGCAGGCGTGGATGGCCTGGGGCGCGCAGGACGTGGTGCAGCAGCGGCGCATGATCGACGAATCGGAGGCGAACGAGGAGTTCAAGCGCCTGGCGCGCAACCGGCTCGACGTGCTGGTCGGCCTGGTCGAGGCCACCACCTGCCGCCGCCAGCACCTGCTCGCCTATTTCGGGGAACAATCGAGCCCCTGCGGCAACTGCGACAACTGCCTCAACCCGCCGCAGACCTGGGACGCCACCGAGGCTGCGAGGAAGGCGCTGAGCTGCGTCTGGCGCACCGGCCAGCGCTACGGCGCCGGCCACCTCATCGACGTGCTGCGCGGCGAGCTCACCGAGAAGGTGATCGAGCGCGGCCACCAGGACATCACCACCTTCGGCATCGGCAGCGAGCTCGACGAGAAGCGCTGGCGCACGGTGTTCCGCCAGCTCGTCGCGCGCGAGCTGGTGGCGGTGGACCACGAGCGCTACAACGCGCTGCGCCTGACCGACGCCGCCCGCCCGCTGCTGCGCGGCGAGTCCGAGTTCCACCTGCGCCTGGAGCGCGAACGCAGCCGCGGTCGCGCCAAGCGCCGCGGCAGCGCGACGATGGACATCCCCGACGGCATCCCCACCACCTTGTTCGACCGCCTGCGCGCCTGGCGCTTCGCCACCGCCAAGGAGCGCAACGTGCCCGCCTACGTGGTGTTCCAGGACGCCACCCTGCGCGAGATCGCCATCGCCCGCCCGCACACGCTGGCCGAACTGGCCGGCATCAGCGGCGTCGGCGACCGCAAGCTGGAGGCCTACGGCGAGGCGATCCTCGAACTCGTCGCCGCGGCGGGTTGA